In Macadamia integrifolia cultivar HAES 741 unplaced genomic scaffold, SCU_Mint_v3 scaffold2045, whole genome shotgun sequence, one DNA window encodes the following:
- the LOC122065496 gene encoding F-box protein At3g07870-like, which translates to MKKHRQEEKKQWEEETRMSAMIPMPHLPIEIKDKIFLSLPVEALLRLRCIIRDYSRLYNPQFLKMHLDRQFEFDNGSIIIVSTASKIYKLSFDAFSHPIQLDFPFRNPNSKSPIVIAGSCNGLVCLTHKRFYGDYVYVWNPATGQYKQLPAHVKKRRVYNVRISLGFGYDHISGEFKVLLISNPQPWKTGIRKVEAIVYTLGTSSWRSIGDTSSWRSIGDLRYPFCQSPLQVFGGCPHWTVPELNSIVSFSVGNEKFKEIPMPPIDDDYTRWAKLTALGGCLSIVAHVYKEKCYEIWARVEDGLENTWTKQLSINAVHIPGYLTDSWNVDLKAFKNGQVLVEDDGPYLFDPVTNDIRYLYLLGDPKKFHVCSYIESLAPC; encoded by the coding sequence atgaagaaacacaggcaagaagagaagaaacagtGGGAAGAAGAGACGAGAATGTCTGCTATGATCCCAATGCCTCATCTCCCAATTGAAATCAAGGATAAAATCTTCTTGAGTCTACCTGTGGAGGCTCTCTTACGATTAAGGTGCATAATCAGAGACTACTCTCGACTCTATAACCCTCAGTTCCTTAAAATGCACTTGGACCGACAGTTTGAATTTGATAATGGCTCTATCATTATCGTTTCAACTGCTTCCAAGATATATAAATTGTCTTTTGATGCGTTTAGCCACCCAATCCAACTTGATTTTCCTTTCCGGAATCCAAACTCTAAGAGCCCAATTGTAATAGCAGGTTCTTGTAATGGGTTGGTGTGCTTAACTCATAAGAGATTTTATGGGGATTATGTGTATGTATGGAACCCTGCTACAGGACAGTACAAGCAATTGCCGGCACATGTTAAGAAAAGAAGAGTATACAATGTTAGAAtttctttagggtttggttatgATCATATTTCTGGTGAATTCAAGGTGCTGTTAATTTCAAATCCTCAACCTTGGAAGACTGGCATCCGTAAAGTTGAAGCTATTGTGTACACATTGGGGACAAGTTCttggagaagcattggagaTACAAGTTCttggagaagcattggagaTCTTCGGTACCCTTTTTGCCAGTCACCTTTGCAGGTGTTTGGAGGTTGTCCCCATTGGACTGTGCCTGAGTTGAATTCAATTGTTTCATTTAGTGTTGGAAATGAGAAATTTAAGGAAATTCCAATGCCCCCCATTGATGATGATTATACAAGATGGGCGAAGTTAACTGCATTGGGAGGCTGTCTTTCTATAGTTGCCCATGTATATAAGGAGAAATGTTATGAAATATGGGCGAGGGTGGAGGATGGATTGGAGAATACTTGGACCAAACAACTCTCCATCAATGCGGTACACATACCTGGATATCTTACTGATTCCTGGAACGTAGACCTGAAGGCCTTCAAGAACGGGCAGGTTTTAGTGGAAGATGACGGGCCATATTTATTTGACCCAGTGACTAATGACATCAGATATCTGTATCTTCTTGGTGACCCAAAGAAATTTCATGTTTGTTCCTATATCGAAAGCCTTGCTCCATGTTGA